One Gadus macrocephalus chromosome 17, ASM3116895v1 genomic window, TTAGATGCCATCATATCCTACACACTCGACCTTTAAGAACAAATACATAGAAAATATTGATCTCTGTATGGATCTTCCGTACTCTATTTTCTTACTTTGCTGTGGCCTTCCTTTGCGTGTCTCGTGCTCTGTTCCAGGAACCTTTTGGTCCAGTCTTCTTTGGGAGGCAGCATCGCGCCGGGGTTTCCCAGACCATAGCCGCCCGTATTGATGTGGCTCATGGGCGGGGGCAGGAAGTTGGCGTTAATGCCGGCAAGGCTAACGCTGGAGGGCCAGACGTTAGCCGCCACCGTTTTTTTAGGCTCCGGGGCCCCGCCGTGTCCTTTGGGCCCCTTCTGCCTGGAGAACCACCTCTGGCTGTTCCTGAGGGGTCCCCGGAGAAAGTTCTGCTTCTTCCCCGGAGGCAGGGGAGGCGGCGGGGGCTTGAACTGGAACTCGAGCCTGGGGGGCGGGCCTCCGTAGAAGCCGCTCAGGGCGTCCGGCCCGGGCAGGGACTCGGTGAGGGGGAAGCCCTCGTCCAGCTGGCTGTCGGGATTACAGTGGAGGCTGGGGGTGGTCTGGGCCCGGCCCCGCGGGGCGAGCTCTTCATCCGCCGGGTAATCCCAGGGACAGCTGGGGAGGTGGACCCCCGCGTGGCTCCCACCCGGCGCCTCGGCCAATGGGGGGAAGTCCCGCTCCGTCCGCTCCTCGGGGGGCGAGGCGTTCCCGATGCCGCTGTCTCCGGTGCTGCTGGCGCTGCCCCCCTTGCCCGTGCCCCGGCCCTCCTCGTCCACGTCCTCGTCCTCCGGGGCCGGCGGCAGGGCCTCCGCGTCCAGCCGGACCCGGATCCGCTCCACCGCCTCCCCCATGTCGCCGTACAGCACCGACACAAAGTGGAGCACctcctggggggccggggggaacTCCAGGCAGCCCGCCGCGTCGGGGTCCGGGGTGCAGCGGAACCCGAAGCGCCCGGCGATCGCCATGTGGTCCCGGTGGCAGCCCAGCTCCGGGTCGACAAAGAAGACGTGGCAGGACGCCCGGAGGGGGCCCTCCTGGGGGGGCCGGACGTCGGAGACGTGCGCCGTGGTGACCAGGCAGAAGAAGCGGCCGTCCTCGGCGCAGACGGCGCCCAGCAGCAGGTTCTCGGCGGGGAACGCCGCCAGCACCGCCCCGGCGTCGTCGCAGAGCCGCACGCAGTCGAACATGACCTTCATCAGCACCAGCGTGTGGGTGTCCTGCTCCGTGCCCAGCTGGCGGATGCACTGGCGGATGGCCTCCAGGCAGGACTCCTCCGACTCCACGCGGCTCAGGAGGAGCTCCGTGGAGCTCAGGTAACCCACCACCATGGTCATGTTCAGGAGGCTCCAGTCCGCGCCGGCCTCGTCGGGGTCGCTGCAGACCGAGTCCCCGTCCTCCGTGCCCTCCTCCTGGGGCCACTCCACCAGAGAGTCCAACCGCTGGGCCCAGCGCGACAAGTCGGGCTCCGACACGGGCCGCGGCTTGGTCTCAGCCGGCCCGCCGGGGCCACACACCGACGGAGGGGCCGGGTCCTCCGAAATGCCGCGGAACACACCAGCCTTTCGGTACAGATCCTTTCTAACGCATTCGTCCTCGTCGATAGCGGGCGTCCCCGGGCTCCGCCCTTCCGCCAGCACGGCCAATCGCAGGGGGCCGTTGCAGCAGGTGCCAATCAACTGAACCACGGTCTCGTGGGGGAGGTGGGAAACGTCGGCGCCGTCGACGGC contains:
- the rgs12a gene encoding regulator of G-protein signaling 12, which codes for MRIMGQPEGVRRRLDLELNPPPGDVRHLEVVRGRAGYGFTVTGQGPCLLSAILEGGPGAQVGLKQGDRLMAVDGADVSHLPHETVVQLIGTCCNGPLRLAVLAEGRSPGTPAIDEDECVRKDLYRKAGVFRGISEDPAPPSVCGPGGPAETKPRPVSEPDLSRWAQRLDSLVEWPQEEGTEDGDSVCSDPDEAGADWSLLNMTMVVGYLSSTELLLSRVESEESCLEAIRQCIRQLGTEQDTHTLVLMKVMFDCVRLCDDAGAVLAAFPAENLLLGAVCAEDGRFFCLVTTAHVSDVRPPQEGPLRASCHVFFVDPELGCHRDHMAIAGRFGFRCTPDPDAAGCLEFPPAPQEVLHFVSVLYGDMGEAVERIRVRLDAEALPPAPEDEDVDEEGRGTGKGGSASSTGDSGIGNASPPEERTERDFPPLAEAPGGSHAGVHLPSCPWDYPADEELAPRGRAQTTPSLHCNPDSQLDEGFPLTESLPGPDALSGFYGGPPPRLEFQFKPPPPPLPPGKKQNFLRGPLRNSQRWFSRQKGPKGHGGAPEPKKTVAANVWPSSVSLAGINANFLPPPMSHINTGGYGLGNPGAMLPPKEDWTKRFLEQSTRHAKEGHSKGPRSWSKGARSSARRPGQRLSMARSLDDLESAASSDGGRREALGEGLSLRAGGAAAAAAALPGEKRKQKKINIDEAEEFFELLSRAQSSRANDQRGLLSKEDLVLPDFLRLAPPTSSASSTPRRRRAARQRGRENGPRGPFGSSLRSESLDSPLGGPGLGAGAGGSDGHSGGPSRRGPAAAAAPPALCLPEANFTPPPPCTRTPLATAAAAAATPTAPSLGAPEGQTTASVTVTPSAPPEMGMDMEGVRLEEGVPLSPSVRGAGGGVCPELSLSFQGYVEELRQCQSKMRNAQGPQAGGPTEDPKGDPYKATIV